One segment of Oscillospiraceae bacterium MB08-C2-2 DNA contains the following:
- a CDS encoding type II toxin-antitoxin system RelE/ParE family toxin: MKYSAGSGKNMAMKKYRVRYLSIANLDLMVIDEQLGAFLAKAARFFSILDKQAPQLADMPVMHPIYDDISLYRKMVVLDYLVFYIVNETKKTVDIHRIINGKMDVQRQFAN, encoded by the coding sequence ATGAAGTATTCGGCAGGTTCAGGGAAAAATATGGCCATGAAGAAATATAGGGTCCGGTATTTGTCTATAGCAAATTTAGACCTAATGGTAATCGATGAGCAATTGGGTGCATTTCTAGCAAAGGCCGCAAGATTCTTTTCTATACTGGATAAGCAAGCCCCACAACTTGCAGACATGCCTGTGATGCATCCCATTTACGATGACATTTCTTTGTATCGCAAGATGGTTGTGCTTGATTATCTGGTGTTCTATATCGTGAATGAGACGAAAAAGACGGTGGATATTCACAGGATTATCAATGGCAAGATGGATGTACAAAGACAGTTCGCAAACTGA
- a CDS encoding Fic family protein translates to MKNKKPPFEITSQIINYVAEIAEQIGHLTSVQRLSGNPTLRGENRIRTIHGSLAIEQNTLSIEQVTAVLNGKQVLAPPKDIAEVKNAYEIYERMDALDPYSVDDLLVAHGVMTHGLVEESGIFRTRPVGVADQRGNILHIGTLPQYVPDLVVELLDWIKNSDLHMLIRSCVFHYELELIHPFADANGRIGRLWHTLLLSKWNSMFAWLPVESMIYAHQQEYYAAINASNSAGESTVFIEFMLSVINSSLIDAIELMDDMSDVTMDKAAMRWGKIQAFLESHPFIMNADVRKICGVSAATANRILAKQVVEGNLVKYRQGGHWAYGLKQ, encoded by the coding sequence ATGAAAAACAAGAAGCCTCCCTTCGAAATTACCAGCCAGATTATTAATTATGTGGCGGAAATTGCTGAGCAGATAGGGCATCTGACCTCTGTTCAACGGCTTTCCGGTAACCCCACCTTGCGGGGGGAAAACCGTATCCGGACAATTCATGGTTCTCTGGCTATTGAACAGAATACGCTGAGCATTGAACAGGTGACAGCCGTGCTCAACGGCAAGCAGGTTCTAGCGCCGCCCAAGGATATTGCCGAGGTTAAAAATGCTTACGAAATCTATGAGCGGATGGATGCGCTTGATCCCTACTCGGTGGATGACCTGCTTGTTGCTCATGGTGTCATGACTCACGGCCTGGTAGAAGAATCTGGTATATTCCGTACCCGGCCTGTAGGGGTAGCAGACCAAAGAGGAAACATTCTGCATATTGGGACCTTGCCGCAGTATGTTCCAGATCTGGTTGTGGAGCTATTGGATTGGATTAAGAACAGCGATTTGCATATGCTCATTCGCAGCTGTGTATTTCACTACGAGCTGGAACTGATTCATCCTTTTGCAGATGCTAACGGTCGTATTGGCCGCCTATGGCATACTCTGCTTCTTTCCAAATGGAATTCCATGTTTGCGTGGCTGCCCGTGGAATCGATGATTTATGCGCATCAGCAGGAATACTATGCAGCCATCAATGCGTCCAATAGTGCCGGTGAATCCACCGTATTTATCGAGTTTATGCTCTCAGTCATCAACTCATCGCTCATTGATGCGATTGAATTGATGGATGATATGAGTGATGTAACGATGGATAAGGCAGCAATGCGCTGGGGCAAGATACAAGCCTTTCTGGAAAGCCATCCCTTTATTATGAATGCTGATGTTCGAAAAATTTGTGGAGTATCTGCCGCTACGGCCAATCGGATTTTGGCAAAACAAGTGGTTGAGGGCAATTTGGTTAAATATCGTCAAGGCGGGCACTGGGCATATGGGTTAAAGCAGTAA
- a CDS encoding helix-turn-helix transcriptional regulator — translation MIGERLAELRKDRDWDQRELANQLQVSYHTISSYERNISQPNHEMLIKIAKLFDISADYLLGLIRERASYRRDEYALVLNRSLSQEQIDQIKQFIAFVERQADAESPSR, via the coding sequence TTGATTGGTGAAAGATTAGCAGAGCTGCGCAAGGATAGGGACTGGGATCAGCGGGAGCTGGCAAATCAGCTGCAGGTATCGTATCACACAATTTCTTCTTATGAGCGAAATATAAGCCAACCAAACCATGAAATGCTGATCAAAATTGCAAAGCTCTTTGATATTTCGGCCGATTACTTATTGGGGCTGATTCGGGAGCGAGCTTCCTATCGGCGGGATGAATATGCCCTTGTACTAAACAGGTCACTGAGCCAAGAGCAGATTGACCAGATCAAACAGTTTATCGCTTTTGTTGAAAGACAGGCGGATGCTGAATCCCCAAGCAGATAG
- a CDS encoding FtsK/SpoIIIE domain-containing protein — protein MNYMKRANRLANKIRKHYRHHGADITVTAVQVIYDLQRYVFTIRLAPGTRVQTILDRANDVQVAMGLPFFHPFKEGIFIRIALSEHKVSENRLLKILRSPIFTNSNMMLSLALGYDLRGNMVVVDLAAMPHLLVAGPTGTGKSVALQCIIVSIIVACPVSDVNLLLFDIGANSLSLFNDIPNLSHPVIKDIETGIRVFDQVVDEMEQRLSLDENELHNKPFLVCIIDEFLSMISHVDDKQAAKKLVTAVNHLLRRGRKAKISMILATHDPTLKNAKVDLSEIICRIAFQCANHHNSSTALGFAGAEKLPGEGAMLFKSQKGVQSLQGAYVAPEEIKQILAVPPVGYDETNKFVISTAEKVSDEAIKNIVFYDKPVEKDTKELADVLLWALGRDSISAHQIQKQFRMGNRAAAIVDELFRLNIISEKFANQPRRVIPHKVEDLSDEAKRILFKYGVSMDTIATECGKQQRPNCSQLEGGDFCE, from the coding sequence ATGAATTATATGAAGAGGGCGAACAGGCTTGCCAATAAAATTAGAAAACACTATCGACACCATGGCGCTGATATTACGGTGACAGCGGTGCAGGTTATTTATGACTTGCAGAGGTATGTCTTTACCATCAGGCTAGCCCCCGGCACCAGAGTTCAAACAATTCTTGATCGTGCCAACGATGTTCAGGTTGCAATGGGGCTCCCCTTTTTTCACCCATTCAAAGAGGGAATATTTATCCGTATCGCACTCTCCGAGCATAAGGTTAGTGAAAATCGCTTGCTTAAAATACTGCGTAGCCCAATTTTCACTAACAGCAATATGATGCTCTCTCTTGCTCTTGGATATGATCTGCGAGGAAATATGGTTGTTGTTGATCTGGCAGCTATGCCGCATTTATTAGTTGCCGGTCCAACCGGAACCGGCAAGAGTGTGGCACTCCAATGTATTATCGTGAGCATCATTGTTGCTTGCCCCGTTTCGGATGTAAATCTGTTGTTGTTCGATATCGGTGCAAATAGCTTGTCACTATTCAATGATATTCCCAATCTTTCCCATCCGGTTATAAAGGATATCGAAACAGGCATCAGAGTATTCGATCAAGTGGTTGATGAAATGGAACAGCGGTTGAGCCTAGATGAAAATGAACTGCACAACAAGCCGTTCCTCGTTTGTATCATAGACGAATTTCTTTCCATGATCTCTCATGTGGACGATAAACAGGCGGCGAAAAAATTAGTGACAGCAGTAAACCATTTGTTGCGTCGAGGCCGCAAAGCCAAGATCAGCATGATTTTGGCAACTCATGATCCTACGCTGAAGAATGCCAAAGTGGATTTGAGTGAGATTATCTGCCGGATAGCGTTTCAATGCGCCAATCATCATAATTCTTCAACGGCGCTCGGGTTTGCTGGGGCAGAAAAGCTGCCCGGTGAGGGGGCGATGCTCTTTAAATCACAAAAAGGTGTTCAATCCCTTCAAGGCGCATATGTAGCGCCTGAAGAAATCAAACAAATACTCGCTGTTCCGCCTGTTGGCTATGATGAAACAAATAAATTTGTAATCAGCACAGCGGAGAAAGTCTCTGATGAAGCTATAAAAAATATTGTGTTTTATGATAAGCCTGTTGAAAAAGACACCAAAGAACTGGCTGATGTCCTTCTGTGGGCTTTGGGGCGTGACAGCATTTCAGCCCATCAAATTCAGAAACAATTTCGAATGGGCAATCGAGCTGCCGCTATTGTCGATGAGCTGTTTCGCCTGAACATCATCTCCGAAAAATTTGCAAACCAGCCAAGACGTGTGATTCCGCATAAGGTGGAGGATTTGTCAGATGAGGCAAAAAGGATTCTATTTAAATATGGTGTTTCGATGGATACCATTGCGACTGAATGTGGAAAGCAGCAAAGACCTAATTGCAGTCAACTGGAAGGAGGTGATTTTTGTGAATAA
- a CDS encoding helix-turn-helix domain-containing protein, giving the protein MNNIEAVNGLFADYPDIVTHANLCDMLRISKNTAYELLRSGQLPYIKIGSKYLIPKSSIIDYVAHHLR; this is encoded by the coding sequence GTGAATAATATCGAAGCTGTGAATGGGTTATTCGCTGACTACCCAGACATCGTTACCCATGCGAACCTGTGTGATATGTTGCGCATCAGCAAGAATACCGCATACGAGTTGTTGCGATCCGGGCAATTGCCCTATATCAAGATAGGGAGCAAATACCTGATACCTAAAAGCAGTATCATCGACTATGTGGCGCACCACCTTAGGTAA
- a CDS encoding recombinase family protein — protein sequence MEPKKKAALYIRVSTEAQREEGYSIDAQKEMLEAHCKSKRIAAYDFYVDGGFTGSNIERPEMQRLIDDVKQNRISHVIVYKLDRLSRSQKDTLYLIEDVFNPHNADFVSLNESLDTSTSMGRAMLGIMSAFAQLEREQIRERTRMGMKERVKTGLWMGGGRVPFGYDYDRDKGILVPNRDAETVRRIYELYLQGYSVNRVAEMVGLKYDRLATQILTRKTNIGVICYNGVEYQGQHQPIIDAETYERAMEMMRQRSVQRTTTTDNLLTGLVECGRCGAKMRYQKWGKNGHKLVCYSQQKTKAYLIKDPDCDNEKVWADEVEDAVVKSLFQFAVDQRDPDKALVTETNALEILQQQYQQVSGKIKRLYTLYANDGNELLLETIEEHKKELEGLHKQMIREQERGTATNRARETLSKIESLSEVWDYMTIKEKQEVVRWCIEKVVIKDNHVGVHFKLL from the coding sequence ATGGAACCTAAAAAAAAGGCAGCTTTATACATCCGTGTTTCCACCGAGGCCCAGCGTGAGGAAGGTTATTCCATCGATGCCCAGAAAGAGATGCTGGAGGCCCACTGCAAATCCAAGCGGATTGCAGCTTATGATTTTTATGTGGATGGTGGGTTTACCGGCTCCAACATTGAGCGTCCGGAGATGCAGCGCCTGATCGATGATGTGAAGCAGAATCGGATCAGCCATGTGATCGTCTACAAGCTGGACCGCCTTTCCCGTAGCCAGAAGGATACCTTGTACCTCATTGAGGATGTGTTCAATCCCCACAACGCTGACTTTGTCTCCCTCAATGAAAGTCTGGATACCTCCACCTCAATGGGCCGGGCCATGCTGGGCATCATGTCCGCCTTTGCCCAGCTGGAGCGGGAGCAGATTCGGGAGCGTACCCGCATGGGGATGAAGGAACGGGTTAAAACCGGCCTGTGGATGGGCGGGGGACGCGTCCCCTTTGGCTATGATTATGACCGTGATAAGGGAATTCTGGTACCCAACCGGGATGCGGAAACGGTGCGGCGTATCTATGAGCTGTATTTGCAGGGCTATTCTGTCAACCGGGTGGCCGAGATGGTGGGCCTTAAGTATGACCGGCTGGCCACTCAGATTCTTACCCGAAAGACCAACATCGGCGTCATCTGCTACAACGGCGTGGAATATCAGGGACAGCATCAGCCGATTATCGATGCGGAGACCTATGAAAGAGCCATGGAGATGATGCGGCAGCGATCGGTTCAGCGAACCACCACCACCGATAATCTTCTCACCGGCCTTGTGGAGTGCGGCCGCTGCGGCGCCAAAATGCGGTATCAGAAGTGGGGCAAAAACGGGCACAAGCTGGTCTGCTATTCCCAGCAGAAAACCAAGGCCTACCTGATCAAAGACCCCGACTGCGACAACGAAAAGGTGTGGGCCGATGAGGTGGAGGATGCGGTGGTCAAAAGTCTGTTCCAGTTTGCCGTTGACCAGCGGGACCCCGACAAAGCTCTGGTCACCGAAACAAACGCTCTGGAAATTCTACAGCAGCAATACCAGCAGGTTTCGGGGAAGATCAAGCGTCTGTATACCCTTTATGCCAACGATGGAAATGAATTGCTTCTGGAGACCATTGAGGAGCATAAGAAGGAGCTGGAGGGTCTCCATAAGCAGATGATCAGGGAACAGGAGCGTGGCACTGCCACCAATCGGGCCAGAGAAACCCTCTCCAAAATCGAAAGCCTGTCCGAGGTGTGGGACTACATGACCATCAAGGAAAAGCAGGAGGTGGTGCGCTGGTGCATCGAAAAGGTGGTTATCAAGGATAACCATGTGGGCGTTCATTTTAAATTACTATAA
- a CDS encoding M23 family metallopeptidase, protein MKKRWKLILLIVVLAGLAIGMLTVQGAYTPEKVTAFTVSGDAQMLSPRRVEDSKLVEAFNQLLIQSSKAASPEDAGELARFQTETKEGSGTLYRVLSDESKLFLQFWGNCRQISTEAYGALWEALGTDFYLNRPIPKAVADYEESRQELMPLESTYSYLRPDGKYCRTAFTPAESTPSFVLEGKAAFPKIELSLEPQSAAVRIALAGKTVFEGPLAQAGDFQPEASGRYLAQITAVYDSTYYRGEVVWPLELEYTLPVTFEVAGSDTYPGELAILRAYNVPKGQSVTASTNLNFTPTFFDRGDGTHVALLPVSCFTQKGEYSLTLSSGDVSGTYSIRAQNKEFHVQQLTVSASTAEQTILSQKANAEYARIINPLKEVRDAEAYWEGRFILPVQGGKITTPFGTIRYTNGSKEGSVHGAADIALPVGTRVGATNNGRVLYAGYLQLTGNTVLIEHGYGLKSWYYHMNSLAVSTGDMVTTGQKIGEVGSTGFSTGPHLHFGVTVNNVSINPYTAIETDLLAWN, encoded by the coding sequence ATGAAGAAAAGATGGAAGCTGATCCTGCTGATTGTGGTGCTGGCAGGCCTTGCTATTGGTATGCTCACGGTGCAGGGAGCCTATACGCCAGAAAAAGTGACAGCCTTTACCGTTTCGGGGGATGCCCAAATGCTTTCGCCCCGGCGGGTAGAGGATTCTAAACTGGTGGAGGCGTTCAACCAGCTTTTGATCCAATCCTCAAAAGCGGCTTCGCCGGAGGATGCCGGGGAGTTAGCACGATTCCAAACCGAGACCAAAGAGGGGAGCGGCACTCTGTATCGGGTGCTGTCGGATGAATCCAAGCTTTTTCTCCAGTTTTGGGGGAACTGCCGCCAGATTTCCACAGAAGCCTATGGGGCACTGTGGGAAGCCTTAGGGACGGATTTCTATCTTAACCGCCCTATCCCGAAGGCTGTTGCAGATTATGAGGAAAGCAGACAGGAGCTTATGCCCCTCGAGAGCACCTACAGCTATCTCCGCCCGGATGGGAAGTATTGCCGTACTGCCTTTACTCCCGCTGAAAGCACTCCCAGCTTTGTGTTGGAAGGGAAGGCCGCCTTCCCTAAGATAGAGCTTTCCCTTGAGCCTCAGTCCGCCGCTGTGCGTATAGCGCTGGCCGGAAAAACGGTTTTTGAAGGGCCTCTTGCACAGGCGGGGGATTTTCAGCCAGAGGCCAGTGGACGCTATCTGGCGCAAATCACAGCTGTATACGACTCCACCTACTATAGGGGCGAAGTTGTCTGGCCGCTGGAGCTGGAATACACTCTGCCGGTTACCTTTGAGGTGGCGGGCAGTGATACCTACCCCGGTGAGCTTGCTATTCTGCGGGCCTATAACGTGCCCAAGGGGCAGAGCGTTACCGCCTCTACCAATCTCAACTTTACCCCCACCTTTTTTGACCGGGGAGACGGCACACACGTGGCGCTTCTGCCGGTGAGCTGCTTTACCCAGAAGGGGGAATACAGCCTGACTTTGAGCAGCGGGGATGTTTCCGGTACATATAGCATCCGTGCCCAAAACAAAGAATTCCATGTCCAGCAGCTTACGGTCAGTGCTTCCACAGCGGAGCAGACCATTCTTTCTCAGAAGGCCAATGCGGAATATGCCCGGATTATTAACCCGCTCAAGGAAGTGCGGGATGCGGAAGCTTACTGGGAGGGACGCTTTATTTTGCCCGTTCAGGGAGGAAAAATTACCACGCCCTTTGGAACCATCCGCTATACCAATGGCTCTAAAGAAGGCTCCGTCCACGGGGCGGCTGATATTGCCCTGCCTGTGGGAACCCGGGTGGGTGCGACCAACAATGGCCGGGTGCTGTATGCAGGCTATTTGCAGCTCACCGGCAACACCGTTTTGATTGAGCATGGGTATGGCCTGAAAAGCTGGTATTATCACATGAATTCTCTTGCGGTTTCCACCGGGGATATGGTGACCACCGGGCAGAAAATCGGCGAGGTGGGCAGCACAGGCTTTTCCACCGGGCCGCACCTGCATTTTGGGGTAACGGTCAACAACGTTTCCATCAATCCCTATACAGCTATCGAAACGGATTTACTGGCTTGGAACTAG
- the pseI gene encoding pseudaminic acid synthase, which produces MFEKLTQGVYTIAEMSANHAGKLENALEIVRAAKEAGADCLKIQTYTADTLTLDCDNEYFRIEGGLWDGYTLHDLYKEAYTPWEWHGPIQAECRKVGLDFLSTPFDATAVDFLEELGVEFYKIASFELVDIPLIEYTASKGKPMVISCGLGSPEDIGEALVACRRMGNEQVILLKCCSEYPANWADMNLAVIPEMQARFGVPIGLSDHSMGSLAAVVAVSMGACVVEKHFCLSRAIKNPDSAFSMEPEEFCQLVRYTQAARQIRGQGGYRLTPSETSSLAFRKSIFVSKPIVKGQPFTANCVRVVRPGYGLRPSFWNEVLEATAARDLLPGQPLHLGDIEEKSLFLPRLKNLDFESERLLFRGIRLEDSADISRWRSDEAIIRWFKNPHKVTLSGQEQWFGRYTEDATRLDFMVEEKASGQNIGVVGLQSIDYGIGNGEIAYLIGEKQSQNKGYATEAVMRLEKLAKEILLLRRLVCTVHPQNLPSLRLAERLGYAQIEAGDFLTFEKSLGSKK; this is translated from the coding sequence ATGTTTGAAAAGCTCACCCAAGGGGTGTATACCATTGCGGAAATGTCGGCCAATCATGCCGGCAAACTGGAAAACGCCCTTGAAATTGTCCGGGCGGCCAAGGAGGCGGGAGCGGACTGCCTGAAAATTCAGACCTATACCGCCGATACTCTGACCCTTGACTGTGATAATGAGTATTTCCGCATTGAAGGCGGACTGTGGGATGGTTATACCCTCCACGATTTATACAAAGAGGCATATACCCCTTGGGAGTGGCACGGCCCTATACAGGCGGAATGCCGCAAGGTGGGGCTGGATTTCCTTTCCACTCCCTTTGATGCCACAGCGGTGGATTTTCTCGAAGAGCTGGGGGTGGAATTCTATAAAATCGCCTCCTTTGAGCTGGTGGATATTCCCCTGATTGAATACACCGCCTCTAAAGGGAAGCCCATGGTGATTTCCTGCGGTTTGGGTTCACCCGAGGATATCGGCGAGGCATTGGTTGCCTGCCGCCGCATGGGAAACGAGCAGGTGATTCTTTTGAAATGCTGCAGCGAATACCCGGCCAATTGGGCAGACATGAATCTGGCGGTGATCCCGGAAATGCAGGCACGCTTCGGGGTGCCGATCGGGCTGTCGGATCATTCCATGGGGAGCCTTGCCGCTGTGGTAGCGGTTTCCATGGGGGCTTGTGTGGTGGAAAAGCACTTTTGCCTGAGCCGGGCCATTAAAAATCCGGACAGCGCCTTTTCCATGGAACCGGAAGAATTCTGTCAGCTGGTGCGGTATACCCAAGCTGCCCGGCAAATCCGGGGCCAAGGAGGCTACCGCCTGACCCCCAGTGAAACAAGCTCGCTGGCCTTTCGAAAGTCTATCTTTGTATCCAAACCCATTGTAAAGGGACAGCCCTTTACGGCCAATTGTGTCCGGGTGGTGCGCCCGGGCTACGGCCTGCGCCCCTCCTTTTGGAACGAGGTATTGGAGGCTACCGCTGCTCGTGATCTTTTACCCGGCCAGCCGCTGCACTTAGGGGATATTGAAGAGAAAAGTCTTTTTTTACCACGACTGAAAAATTTGGACTTTGAATCGGAACGACTGCTTTTCCGAGGTATTCGTCTGGAGGATAGCGCGGATATTTCTCGCTGGCGCAGCGATGAGGCCATTATCCGCTGGTTTAAAAATCCCCACAAGGTCACCCTTTCTGGACAGGAGCAGTGGTTTGGCCGGTATACTGAAGATGCCACTCGGCTGGATTTTATGGTGGAGGAGAAAGCAAGCGGCCAAAACATAGGTGTGGTGGGGCTTCAGAGCATCGACTATGGAATCGGCAACGGGGAAATTGCTTATCTGATCGGGGAGAAGCAAAGCCAAAACAAGGGTTATGCCACGGAGGCGGTCATGCGGCTGGAAAAATTGGCCAAGGAGATTCTGCTGCTTCGGCGGTTGGTTTGCACCGTGCATCCTCAAAATCTTCCTTCCCTGCGGCTGGCAGAGCGGCTGGGATACGCTCAGATTGAAGCGGGGGATTTTCTCACCTTTGAGAAGTCCCTTGGGTCGAAAAAATAA
- a CDS encoding thioesterase family protein — translation MELTTGLTATAVTTVTQENTAAAVGSGSVAVFATPMMIALMEKAAAGCIVPALQPGQTSVGTQIQTTHSAATPVGKTVTATATVTLVDRRKVVFDVSAHDGAQEIGKGTHTRFIVEEEAFMAKAQGNA, via the coding sequence ATGGAGCTTACAACAGGATTAACCGCCACCGCTGTTACTACGGTGACGCAGGAGAACACGGCCGCCGCGGTGGGAAGCGGCAGCGTGGCTGTTTTCGCTACCCCTATGATGATTGCCTTAATGGAAAAAGCTGCCGCCGGGTGCATTGTCCCCGCTTTACAGCCCGGGCAAACTTCGGTGGGAACGCAGATTCAGACTACCCATTCCGCCGCCACCCCCGTTGGCAAAACGGTAACGGCCACCGCCACTGTCACGCTGGTGGATCGCCGCAAGGTGGTTTTTGATGTATCCGCCCACGACGGCGCACAGGAAATCGGCAAAGGCACCCATACCCGTTTTATCGTAGAAGAAGAAGCGTTTATGGCCAAAGCACAGGGCAACGCCTAA
- a CDS encoding ATP-dependent Clp protease ATP-binding subunit yields the protein MFRFSGFTQKANNAINVAMNQAANMGHTYVGSEHLILGMLDEGSGTAYTVLSQKNVTYAAYEKCLVTTVGKGEKTALTPEDFTPRCKKILEMSIIKARMLGQSYVGTEHILMVLIKETDSYGLKLLKDLGCEPDNIYNTMTEAISSELSELNPLDKNKRNMVRPPKTGTSRTPSLDKYSQDLTDQARFGNLDPVIGREQEVERLIQILSRRTKNNPCLIGEAGVGKTAIVEGLAQRIVNGMVPDSLQGKRLVTLDLTSMVAGAKYRGDFEDRIKSVLQEVSGACDVILFIDEIHTIMGAGAAEGAIDAANILKPQLARGSLQLIGATTIAEYRKHIEKDSALERRFQSIMVDPPNEEDTICILKGLRSRYEQHHRIKITDEAILAAVDLSSKYIQDRYLPDKAIDLIDEAASRVKLKTFTGPRDISDMELRLTQLRSEKEGAINSQDFELAAGIRDRERQLHSKISGLRMMKPGIDAPTERQVTREDIAQLVAASTGIQVESLTQEQNLRLINLEQSLHKRVIGQQEAVAAVSNAIRRSRVGLKDPHRPIGSFIFLGPTGVGKTELCLALAESLFSKKDSLIRLDMSEYMEKHAVSKLTGSPPGYIGYDDGGQLTERVRRKPYSVLLFDEMEKAHPDVFNLLLQILEDGILTDAQGRTVSFKNTVIIMTSNLGARHIVGKKSFGFTSLVEDLSAEHSEMKRDVMNELKQTFKPEFITRVDEIIVFNKLTQEEIKKIAEKLFGQLAQRTKEMGINLEFTESAVEQISLAGFDLIYGARPLRRAVQQKIEDRLAEKILAGQIKSGESLVCDFKDEFVFLKS from the coding sequence ATGTTTCGATTCAGTGGATTTACCCAAAAGGCCAACAACGCCATCAATGTTGCCATGAACCAGGCCGCCAATATGGGGCATACCTATGTGGGAAGCGAGCACCTTATTTTGGGTATGCTGGATGAAGGCAGCGGGACTGCCTATACGGTGCTTTCTCAAAAGAACGTCACTTATGCGGCTTATGAAAAATGCTTGGTCACCACAGTGGGAAAAGGTGAGAAAACGGCTTTAACACCGGAGGATTTTACTCCACGGTGTAAGAAAATACTCGAAATGTCCATCATCAAGGCACGCATGCTGGGGCAATCCTATGTGGGAACCGAGCACATCTTAATGGTGCTCATTAAGGAAACCGACAGCTATGGCCTCAAGCTGCTCAAGGATTTGGGCTGTGAGCCGGATAATATCTACAACACCATGACCGAGGCCATATCCTCCGAGCTTTCGGAGCTGAACCCACTGGATAAAAACAAGCGAAATATGGTGCGCCCGCCCAAAACCGGAACCAGCCGCACTCCTTCACTAGACAAATACAGCCAGGATTTGACCGATCAGGCCCGGTTTGGCAATCTGGACCCGGTAATCGGCCGGGAGCAGGAGGTTGAGCGCCTGATCCAGATTCTTTCCCGCCGCACAAAAAACAATCCTTGCCTCATCGGTGAAGCAGGGGTGGGTAAAACGGCTATTGTGGAAGGGCTGGCTCAACGCATTGTCAATGGCATGGTGCCGGATTCCCTGCAAGGAAAGCGCCTTGTAACGCTGGATTTGACCAGTATGGTGGCGGGTGCAAAATATCGGGGTGATTTTGAGGACCGCATTAAAAGTGTGTTGCAGGAGGTTTCAGGGGCCTGCGATGTGATTCTGTTTATTGACGAAATCCACACCATTATGGGCGCAGGCGCCGCTGAAGGCGCTATCGATGCCGCCAATATTCTCAAGCCCCAGCTGGCCCGAGGCAGCCTCCAGCTGATCGGAGCCACCACCATTGCGGAATACCGCAAGCATATCGAAAAGGATTCTGCTTTGGAGCGCCGCTTTCAGAGCATTATGGTTGATCCCCCCAACGAAGAGGATACCATCTGCATTCTCAAGGGGCTACGCAGCCGCTATGAGCAGCACCACCGTATTAAAATAACCGATGAAGCCATTTTGGCCGCCGTGGATTTATCCTCCAAGTATATTCAGGATCGTTATCTGCCTGATAAAGCCATTGACCTCATTGATGAGGCCGCCAGCCGTGTAAAGCTAAAAACTTTTACAGGCCCTCGGGATATCAGTGATATGGAACTGCGCCTCACCCAGCTCCGCTCCGAGAAAGAAGGAGCTATCAATTCACAGGATTTTGAGCTGGCCGCCGGGATTCGGGATCGGGAACGACAGCTGCACAGCAAAATATCCGGGCTGCGTATGATGAAGCCGGGTATCGATGCTCCGACCGAGCGTCAGGTAACCCGGGAGGATATTGCCCAGCTTGTGGCCGCTTCCACCGGCATACAGGTGGAAAGCCTGACCCAAGAGCAAAACCTGAGGCTCATCAATCTGGAGCAAAGCCTGCATAAGCGGGTGATTGGCCAACAGGAGGCGGTTGCCGCTGTTTCCAACGCCATTCGCCGCAGCCGTGTGGGCCTCAAGGACCCCCACCGCCCCATCGGCTCCTTTATTTTCCTAGGGCCCACTGGTGTGGGCAAAACTGAGCTGTGTCTGGCACTGGCCGAAAGTCTCTTTTCCAAGAAGGATTCCCTCATCCGGCTGGATATGTCGGAGTATATGGAAAAACATGCTGTCTCCAAGCTGACCGGCTCCCCTCCCGGCTACATCGGCTACGATGATGGGGGCCAGCTCACCGAACGGGTGCGCCGCAAGCCTTATTCGGTTTTGCTTTTTGACGAGATGGAAAAAGCCCACCCGGATGTTTTCAACCTGCTGCTGCAAATTTTGGAGGATGGCATCCTCACCGACGCCCAAGGCCGTACAGTCAGCTTTAAGAATACCGTGATTATCATGACCTCCAACCTTGGTGCACGGCATATTGTAGGCAAAAAAAGCTTTGGCTTCACCAGCCTGGTGGAGGATTTATCCGCCGAGCACAGCGAAATGAAGCGGGATGTAATGAACGAGCTCAAGCAGACCTTTAAGCCGGAGTTTATCACCCGTGTGGATGAGATTATTGTATTCAACAAGCTGACACAGGAAGAAATCAAAAAGATTGCTGAAAAGCTGTTTGGTCAGCTTGCCCAGCGCACAAAAGAAATGGGAATCAATCTGGAGTTTACCGAATCGGCTGTGGAGCAGATTTCACTGGCGGGCTTTGACCTAATTTATGGTGCACGGCCTCTTCGCAGAGCTGTTCAGCAGAAGATCGAGGATCGCTTGGCCGAAAAGATTCTGGCAGGCCAGATCAAATCCGGCGAATCATTGGTTTGCGATTTCAAAGATGAATTTGTTTTTCTGAAAAGCTAA